From the Lathyrus oleraceus cultivar Zhongwan6 chromosome 3, CAAS_Psat_ZW6_1.0, whole genome shotgun sequence genome, the window ctgttatttgaaataaataagTGCCACAAAATTAATTactcattttaatttttaatgtattttaaaaaaaaaattatttaattaatattgTTTTTATCATTATCAATATTTGATAAGGgttattttataattattattgTTTTAATATATATAAGATAGTTAACCAAATCATTAATTGTTGAAcgaaaaattattaaaaatatataattatttatatAATTGAAAGAGGACGGTAATTATGTATATAATTATTACTATTATTGATGGTAAAGTTGTTTGATTTCACAATTTACTATGTAAACATTTAGTAATAActataataaaaaattataaagaAACACAACATAAGTACTAGTACTAGTAAGTGTAGAGTTAAGAGGCAGAAGCGAAGTAGAGAGAGAACGAAAAAGAGAGTTATGATGGCAGAAGAAAACGGAGTACACAACCTGTTTCTTGAAACTGCAACAGCTATGGAGATTCAGAACGGAGATGCACCACCACAAGTACACCAACAAGAACCACCCAAGTGCTTAATTACCAAGACCGACGATGGAAGCATAGAGAGTCACCGTTACTACCTTTCTCGCAGAACAACACTCGAGATGCTGAAAGACAGAGGCTACTCCATTCCCTCTCCCGAAATCCAGCTCTCTCTTGAAGAATTTCGTCAAGTTCATGGCCAATCTCCTGATGTTGATCGACTCCGTTTTACTGCTAGTCATAGCACTGACCCCTCTAAAAGGGTCTATATTCTCTCTCTTGATTGATTGAATGTACAACACTTATTATTGTTTTGTTGTTCTGTTGGATTTATTATGATGATTTTTTGTTTGTTGGATTTTGTAGATTTTAGTGATTTTCAGTGGGCCAGGGATTGTGAAAGTGAATGTGATTAGGAACATTGCTGGACAGATTGTGAATAGAGACACTCTCAGTGGTCTCATTTTGATCGTGCAAAGTCAGATTACTAGCCAGGCTTTGAAGGCGGTTAATCTTCTATCTTTCAAAGTTGAAATTTTTCAGGTAAGGTTGTTTCATGTTTTTTCTGTGTTTGTGAAATTTATCTCTATGATTGTGCATACTTGTTTCTAAATGGTATCTGATGGCACTGATTTTTCTATTTTGATGAATATATTTGATGTTTAATCTAACCCTAAAGTTGCATGCAAGTGCAACTTTAGGGTAAAAAAGTACAATTTTGTGTTTGTTTAACGGTTAGAAAATGGCAATCTGTCTTTGCAAAGGAAATTTAATTCTATAAAGAATAAAGAAATTGAATTAATTAGGAATTGTGGGCATCTTAGAAAAAATATGGAAATGATTACTTAAACTTTTTGAAGATGAAATTTTGGGAAGAATTTTGTAATCAAGGTTGTTGTCAGAGTGTACAAAGCTCAGAATTTAGGTAATGTTAAAAGACCTATAAATGACAAAGATACGTACTAAATCAATATTCTACTTACAACTAACCACAACATTAGCGATAGTATCTGACTTCAAAGGAGCTAACACAAAACCTCAACTCTGCAACTGCAAGAGGAAACCGCACCCAATTACGGAAACAACATTGAGGGGAAGTCACCCTAAGGAAGGAGGGTGGCTGCACATAGGGAACTCCGTTGAGAATTGTAACACCCCAGACTACTTTCAGGATTACAGACTGACCCCATAAATGAATTCGCTACCTAGGCATATTAACTTGTAACCAGGGCTTGCTACCTAGGCACGTAAACTTAAGAGTTTACTCACAAGTTTGACAACCATGCTTGGACTTTTGGAATAAAAGATGAGAGAGATTTTTCTAATTTTCTTCATAAGTTCATTAGTAGGAGAAACCATCATTACATTGCATCAAAAGTATATAAATTTCCCCATTTGAAAATCCTGTCGTGTTAGAGAACAGTCAGGTAAACCGTTAAAATAAATAGGTTTAAATATGTGGCAGCTGAAAATAAACCAAATTTAATATCTGAATATTCTGCTTGATTCTGATTTTTGTCTGCTTTCGG encodes:
- the LOC127126413 gene encoding DNA-directed RNA polymerases IV and V subunit 5B, with the protein product MMAEENGVHNLFLETATAMEIQNGDAPPQVHQQEPPKCLITKTDDGSIESHRYYLSRRTTLEMLKDRGYSIPSPEIQLSLEEFRQVHGQSPDVDRLRFTASHSTDPSKRILVIFSGPGIVKVNVIRNIAGQIVNRDTLSGLILIVQSQITSQALKAVNLLSFKVEIFQITDLLVNITKHVLKPKHQVLTDKQKKNLLKKYNIQEKQLPRMLQTDAIARYYGLQRGQVVKVTYSGEITQMHVTYRCVW